A region of the Pseudorca crassidens isolate mPseCra1 chromosome 9, mPseCra1.hap1, whole genome shotgun sequence genome:
ttaaaggagccgctgattcgggggctctggctcactcagggcgcggggagggaggggcacgatgcggggcgagcctgcggcggcagaggcaggcgggacgttgcaccagcctgaagagcgccgtgcgttctcctggggaagttgtccctggatcacgggaccttggcagtggcgggctgcacaggctcacgggaggggaggtgtggagagtgacctgtgcttgcacacaggcttcttggtggcggcggcagcagcttTAGTgcctcatgcccgtctctggggtccgcgctgttagccgcggctctcgcccgtctctggagctcctttaagcagcgctctttaTCCCCtatcctcgtgcaccaggaaacaaagagggaagaaaaagtctcttgcctcttcggcagctccagacttttccccggactccctcccggccagccgtggcgcactaaccccttcaggctgttttcacgcccctaaccccagtcctctccctgcgctccaaccgaagccggAACTtaagctcccagccccgcccgtccccgcatgtgagcagacaagcctctcgggctggtgagtgccagtcggccctgatcctctgtgcgggaatctctctgctttgccctccgcacccgtgttgctgcgctctcctccgaggctccgaagcttcccccctccgtcacctgcagtctccgcccacgcaggggcttctagtgtgtggaaacctttcctccttctcggctccctcccactggtgcaggtcccgtccctatccttttgtctgttttttcttttgccctacgcaggtacgtggggagtttcttgccttttgggaggtctgaggtcttctgccagagatcagtgggtgttctataggagtggttccatgtgtagatgtatttctgtttatctgtggggaggaaggtgatctccgcgtcttactcttccgccatcttcccttgTAGATCTTTTTTTTAGTGTCCGTCACTAATTTTGGAAGAGTCtctcaaattatttctttaaatgtttcttttgctctgttatatctttattttccttatggAAATCTAATGACACAGATGCTAAACAATGTTAAACAGCACTTAATGTTGTCCTTCTGCTCTTTGATGCTctgttctgttttaattttttactcttcgtttttcttctttgtgtttagTTTTGGTATTTTATATTGACCTACCATTATGGTCACTgatacttttctttcttgtattGCATCTACTCCTGAACGCAAACACAAAATTCTCTGCCTATATTATATCTAGCCTATCtgattttcttatagttttcatcCCTCTCCTGAAATTACCTATCTTGCATGTTGTCTACATTTTTTATAAAAGCCTTTAACATACtaatcacagttattttaaattctttgtctGATGGTTCTAACAACTGTGTTGTATCTAAGTCTGGTTCTGATGCCTGCTTTGCCTGTTCAGACtacatttttcttgccttatgaTATGCCTCATAATTTTTGTTGAACCCCTGACGTATCACATATGACAGTAGATACTGTACTAAGTTCTTTTTTTATGCAGTAGTGAGCACAAACTTTCTTCTGTTAGATCTTTAGTATAGGGATTTGTGTTAATTTAGTCAGAAATTGGCGTCTCCAGAATTCGGTTAACTATTGTTCAATGTCATTGTTAAGAACGcagtttctttccatcttttttgttATCCTTAGACTATTGTCTTTTCTCCTTAGGCTAGTTCACGTTGTGACCACAAGATGGCTATGCAAATGGGTATTGTATCCAAGAAATGTCCAGAAACAGAaaaggcaggttttttttttttaaattccacgcATCTCTTCTGAAGCAAGAAAATCTTTTCTGGAATTGTCCTAGGAGTCTTAGTTTCttatttcattggccagaattggAACAAATACCCTGTGCTAACCaatcagagagaggaaaaaagggggaaattgtGATAGTTTTGGACACAATATGACCCACTGCCTATGAATGAGCCCAGAACCTCtgatttctttgtctttgaaagagagataatatatgtgaaaaatcCTGGATTTCTAATAGGGAAATGAGAAGTAGTGCTGGAGGCCaatgtaagaaaataataatgcattttaCCAGTCTGTAGGACTCTCTTTGTGCCTCGCCATCCTATTCAAAACATGGCCTGTCCTCCTACAGTACATATGTGTATTAGTGAGAGAAGGCTCAAAGCTCAACTCACATGCCAAGGGTAAAGAAtgtcctttccttttattttctcagaaacATGGAATCTGCTTTCACGCAGTGTTTCCCCAGTGAGTTCATCTGCTCCATCTGCAAGGACAATTTCACAGACCCTGTCACCATTAGCTGTGGGCACAGATTTTGTACTCCTTGCCTCTGTCTCTTGTGGGAAGATGTCCAAACAGCTCCTTGCTGTCCTGTGTGCAAGGCAGTATCTCCGAAAATGGACTTCAAAAGCACTATTTTTGCTAAGGAACGTGTTCTTCCTACCAGAGGATCAGTTGTCTGCCAGTTACCTAGCTCGGCCAAGCAGATGTGTAGGATACACCAAGTGATAAAGCTCTACTTCTGTCAAACTGACAAGAGCCTGCTGTGTTTGTTCTGCTCTCATTCCCCAGAGCATACCACGCATGAACACTATCCAGTAAAGCAGGTTGCAGAGCACTACAGGGTAAGTGATATCTCTGAATGCACTTTGAAATGTGGACGACCCTGTATCTGATAGGCAATGAGGCAAATACAttgattgttattattattttatgtaggAAACAAATCGAATTTCTAaacaccatgtgccaggcactattctgaaATCTAGGGATAAAGCGGTGAAGAAACTAGACAACATTCTTGTTCTCCTGAAGTTTAAATTCTGTTGGGCTGAAAGACAGGAATGATGATGAAATTGATGAGAATTAGGGTGCTGGTATTTCAGTGTAAGTAACGTGCTGGATAAATCTCTAGTTTCAGTAACAGTCATTGGCTCCTACAACTATGATTACGATGATGCTGTTCTAATTATAGAAGATTTAGAAACACTGGCCAATATTTTCTTATAGTGCCTTAGGAAAACTGAGGGCTAATATTTCACAATTAAATATAAAGCAAGATTCACTTCTGAAAATTGACCAGGTTACTACAATATCAGTGTTAGATTCCTCAGATAATAgattacattttctaaatttagGCATTCTGTTTTTGGTTGATCTCTCAGATTTATCAGTTAGTGTTCCCCAGGAAAATCACTGACATCTCTGCTCTCTTTACTGTTTGTCCCATGTTCATACCCTTCTATCTTCTTTTAAGTATCTGAAATGTACTACCTTTGCTTTTCTAGTACTCCAATTTATGGTTATTTTGCAGGAGAACCTTCTGATGCAAATGAAAtctatttggaaaaagaaaaaagaaaatcagagaaatataaaaaaagtgACCAACATATTCAGAGTATGGGAGGTAAGCAGTAGACCCTGTATCCACTGGAACCAGCTTGGGACAAATAGCCTCGTAACTTACAGTGGAAGAACTTGAATTAAAACATAATGTCCCCTGAGTGAGTGATCAGAGAGAGCTACATACATGACCTTCAATATAGGATTTCATGTTGAATGAACCCAAAATGTAACTAAAAgatttttcctgattttcttGATAAAGCAGTGTCTACCACTAATATTGTACTTTAGCAGGGACAAGAAAATGCAGTAtcacaaaacaaaatgcaatggTCACTGGGATGGAGGTAAAAGTAGAGTTCTGTAGGAGATTAATAAACTTTGAATGTTAAGAAAATCTTCTCAAACAAGTAAAAATCATCCCAATGCTAATGTGTTAGTAGAATCTGTAAATTCATGGGTATTTATGACACAGACACCTAAGGGACAAGAAAGCTAAAAATGAGACAAATCATGGAATTGTCTGGGACCTGCAAGTAGCTCCTATTAATTAGTACATAGGGTATGAAGCAGGCAGTGAGAGTTACGGCTAGAAATGTAATTATAACCATGGCAAGATTGTGAACGTCTACCTAAGGATTTTGGGTTGTATCATTCATTGATTCAGATATATGAACTGGGAACCTGAAACTGAaggtttaataaaaataaactacatttttattttcaaagaactcAATCACTTCTAAAGAAGACGTATCAACAGGCTATGGTATAGAATATGTCATTAAACAGAAATCTGTATACAGTGCTGTGAAAATACCAAAGGCAATAATAAAATTATCTTGATCATTTAGGATGGATTTTCTAATAAACCACTCATTCATAGGAGGGCATATGATGCATTGCTCACTGTTCTAGGCCCACAAAGAGATACAGAAAtggacaaaaagaagaaaatcactgACCTCAGTTGGTTATAATCTAGTAAGAGAAGTCATGtaacaaataaaaaagagtaaCATTTATAATACCTCACATTTGTAAAGTTCTTGGGAGAAAATTAAAGCAGGAATGTGTATAAATAGTACAGGCTTGGGGAGAAAGTATGCTGGTCAGGGAAGACTCATTATGAACGTTACATCAGGGTAGAGACCTAAAGAAGCGAAGGGAGTGAACCAGCAGTTCTCTGAGAACCCATCCTTCTGgagcagagaaaacagaaggtATGGTACAAAAGTTTGggttccccccttcccccccaccaagttcaaatgttgaaattctaacccccaaagtgatggtgttaggaggtcgtgcctttgggaggtaattaggtcatgaaggcaGAGTCCTTATGAGTGGGATTCTTATAAAAGAAGCCCTATGGAGGCTTGCCCctcctgccatgtgaggacacaaccaAAAGATGACTAtctagtcaagacatggaagcaacctaaatgtccatcaacagatgaatggataaagaagaggtagtatacttatacaatggaatactactcagccacgaaaaaggatgaaataatgccatttgcaacaacatggatggacctagagattaccatattaTGGgaattaagtcagagaaagataaatatcatatgctatcacttatatgtggaatctaaaaataaaaatgatacaaatgaacttatttacaaaccagaaatCGACCGACAGGcatagaaaaaaacttatggttaccaaaggggaaagtgggggaaggataaattaggagtttgggattaacatatacacactactatatataaaatagataaacaacaaggacctactttatagcacagggaactatattcaatatcttgtaataacctataatggaaaagaattgggaaaaaacagaatatagatatatgcatatatatatgtatgtataaccaaatcactttgctgtatacctgaaattaatacaatattgtaaatcaactacacttcaataaaaaagatacatgcatatggtaacaaaatgaaaaccaagTATGTGAATGTGCTTTGTAAAGtggaatatattttaatcattattaagcaaaaaaaaaaaaaaaaaaaaagatagctatcTAGTCAGTGGCTCTCACCatacaccaaatctgctggcactgatcttggatttcccaccTTACTGAACTGTGTGAAGTAAATGCTGTTATTTATAAGTTATGCAGTCTATTGTgcttttgttatagtagcccaaaCAAACTAAGACAAGTATTCTATACATAACACGTAGATAATAGATGATAAGAGAAGAATAAAACCATCCAGATACATGACCTAATTAATCCAATGTCACTGCAGGGTTTTGTGAATCTACGGATGGTGATGATAGGAGCTGAATACCCTAAGGTATATCAATATCtccaggaagaaaagcaaaaacatttaGAGATGTTGGCAATTGAAGGCAAGATTGTTTTTCAGAGACTCAGGAGAAATGTAGCCAGAATGGTTCATATGGGGAAACTCCTGAGAAGAATATATGAGGAGCTGAAGGAACTGTGCCTTAAAGCAGACGTGGACATGCTCCAGGTAAGGACTAAGGAAGGACGTTAGGGTGCTGAACACCAGCCTGCTTGGAAAGCATTTATATCCACTGGAGTTACATCCTTTTtggcctccattatttttctggtTCCAAAGTCCAGATTCTTCTTCTGCCTCTACGATGGTGAGTTTTGCTCCTCCAGTATAATCTGGAGACGAAACATCACTCTTGCCTTATATGGAAGAAGGATAACTGTGTGGAAAGGTTCAAGTAACAGATCCAGAAGAACATCTCCCAAACCTTCTTGTTCTATTCCTCTACTATACAGTTAGCCTTCCATATCCCTATAGGTTTTACATCcggggattcaaccaactgccgatggaaaatatatattttttaaaaacccagaaatttccaaaaagcaaaactttaatttGTCAATGCTgacaactatttacacagcatttacattatattaggtattataagtaatctagaggtgattAAAGTATACAGGAAATTGTGCATACATTATATGGaaatactgtgccattttatataagagatttgagcatccatggattttggtatacAAGGGGTCCTGGAATGAATTCCCCTCATATACTCAGGGACGACTATATTTACAGTTTCTGACCAGCTGCAAGAGAGCAGCTTGTGAGCAGATAATATAACTTTGTATGTGTACTTGGTAATATGTGTGAATATGGGATGTATGCCTTCTTTCTGTTGTGAGGTTCTAGCTTTCACACCCTTATAAGAACTTTGGGGAACGCTGTGAATCCTGTTGTAGATTACAACAAAGCACAGCCATTCGTGCACCCTAAGAACATCTTCTGACTTTCAGTTTTATCAAGAGTATGATTTTATCAACTGTATGTAAGTGTGAGACTGGGTTTCATCTTTTTAAGGATAAGGGAAATGGCAAATGATTTTCCCCAAGGAAGAGAACTGGAGATAGTGAATTTCCCAGTATAATCTCATGTCCTCAAACTAGACTAAACAGGAGAGCTTTTGCTGAAAGCTaagccttcctttctttctctttacagGGTGTGGGAGACACAATGAAAAGGTAAGTTTGCCCCCTATTCAAATCATGGTAATTGTGATAGTGATCAGGCTATTTCTGTTGAGATGGACCCTCCCTTTTTAATGAGAAGTTTCTTTCTGTCTGCgtttattccttccttctctaAAAGTCTGCCAGGTTTTATATAGTCTACCCTTAGGTGAAAGTAGGGTTGAGGGGAGTGTAGTTTCAGTTGCAAGCCTTACTGTAGAAGTTGCAAAGAGACAACTATTTTTCCTGCCCCCTAATTTCCAAATTCTAATTATCGATATTTGAGGATTATTCCTGGTCATCTATGGGAAAGGCAGATAAGCTCAGAGAGGCAGCAGGTAGACGGATGCTGAGACGAGGAGGGAGGTAGAATCATCAAGAAAGAACATACGATAGTGCTGAGGATCCATATGTATCAGATGGCAAATTCTAACTATTTGCCACCTATTAGATTTCAGGAATTAAATGAGAATTGCTGTGTGGATCCCCTAGGGAAGCTagaagagaggaaacagacacaATTATGATTGAGGTGACATATTCTACTAAGATTGATATGCTAAGAGCAGGGAAACAGATTGTAAAATATAATAGCAACTGTAGTGTTCCTCCATCTGAGGAGTTAGATTCACACCCTTCACACCTAATTATGAGGATTCTGATGCAGCACCATCAGTGGACTGCTAATGGTACCTTTGGGCCTGTTAGTaagtgagtctttttttttttttttacaggagtCAGTTAATGCAGCTGTACATTCCTCAGCCTATGGACCCACAGCTCAGTACATGGACCATCACTGGGATGTTGGAAAGGCTTAACAGCTTCCGAGGTAAGAGGCAGCTCTCTGGGTGAAGGCAGTAATATTTCCTTCACGACTAGATACATGCTGGTGATCTCTCTTCATTGCTCTGTCTGTTCTTTGCAGAGAACAGGGAAGCAGGCACTGCTTTATAACTAACTTTATAATTTATTGTTAATTATCAGTCAGAAAGCTAACTGAAGCCTGTCAAAAACAATCAATCGAATATGACAGTTTCTTATATAGTTACTTGTGgtgagttaaaatttaaaaaaaaaagaacactctgCCCTATAAAAACTGCATATCCATTCAGTGTATTTCATCTTGTAGTTAACTGTGGTTATATGCAGATATTCAGATTCTTAGAATCACCTTAATGttgttatttaaatgtttatctgAATATTGAATGTAATaattacatttgaaaaatcaCAAGACTTGTAAAAagcttaaaagtatttttatatacaaCAAGTACAACCACAAAACAAATTGAACCTATGATTTGTTGCACAGAGGGCCCCTTAAGACAAATGCAACTGAAGGGTGAGCCTGGCAGACAAAGGAGAAGCAGGCCTGAGATGGGATGAGCTGGATTCTGATTCAGCGGTGGCTCCATTAGAAATCCTAAGAGAGAAATCACTTCTAAAAAAAGGCACAGATGgggttttggtttattttatttttgcttccttaAATGTTAAGCAATGTGATCACTATTTaggactaaaaataaaaacaatatcatatttaaagtataatgtataatatatttattactattttattttgtgaGAGTGGATTAATGAGAGGACTTAAGTGAATTAAGGgccattttgctattttctttttttctttcttttttttttgctattttcttgACATCTATGAATGAACTCCCCAGTTTTTGAGGAGTTAGTTAGTAAAAATAAGCCAGAGCCTGATATCCCACATCTTTATGTATTCTCAAAATTTTCCTTCATCTAGTTGTACGATTAGAGATTTTCTGGCTCTTTAGATAGACAAGAAGCCCTTCCTGTTCTTTCTCTGGATTTCCAGTGACACACTCTGTCTAGTCACCTTTGGTAAAGGGGTGTTCTGGAGCTAGCTCGTACTGACACACTCATGGGAGCGAATTGTTACAAGTTCCAGAATTTTAGGAGCAATTACTGAATGGCTGGCACCTTGAAAATGGTCACGGTGGGCTGGAATATTCCCAGCAAATAAGGCAAACCAGCTTTGCTTTGTTCCAGAGATTCGGTTGCTAAACCTCTGCCACAATACCGCCACAATTGTCCGTCCCTCAGAACTTTAAAACTCTGTTCTTTgactttgctcttttctttttactgaagtGTATGTTACGTTGgatcataaaataagaaattgtcATGTGGCTCTGACTGAAGACCTGAGACGTTTGCAGTGCAGTCCTGACCATCAAGACGTGCCCCGTAATCCAGCAAGTTCAGAGAATACTCCTTCATGGGGTGCTCAGACCTTCACCACTGGCAAACATTACTGGGAGGTGAATGTGGGAAACTCTCGTAACTGGATTATAGGACTTTGCAAGGAATCCTGGACAAGTAGGAATGATATGCTACTTAACTCTGAGgatatttttctacttctgtgtgtCAGCGTGGAGGACCACTTCAGTCTCTTTTCTACATTCCCACTCTTACCCCACTATATCCAAAGACCCCAGGGCTGGATAGGGGTGTTTCTAGATTATGAATGTGGTATAATAAGCTTTATTAATGTTGCCAGAAGTTCCCTCATTTGTAATTTCCTCTCacgctctttctctttccctctcagaCCTTTCATTTGGTGTGGACCCAAATGATCAGGAACAGCTCCCAAACCTGACCAAGGTCTCGGCAATTCTAATAGCTGAGGGGCTTCTATCCTGGGGACTTCTAGAATGGGgaaaatcaagtatacttcactGTGTTTAACTTCATTTTACCTTCAGGAGATATCATGGCTgcgttattttttaaagtggtgaTAATGTTAACGATGTacatttgtcttttctgttttatttaaataaaagtaatctcttttattttattgggtAGGATCCATGTACTTTTCATTTGCCATCTGAAGTTGCTAGAGATTAAAGAATACATGGGTGTGGAAACTCAGCCAAATGCATGAACAAAAAGCACAGAGGCTTCTCCTTCCAGAGAGTCCTTGTCAAAACTCAAGGGCAGCGTAGAATTCTCTTCTCCCTGCACTCATCTGGCTAAATCCTATTCCTCTTTTAATCCTCAGTTTACCAAACTAGATTAGGTCAATTATAATATGACCTCAAGAACAgcttattctttctctttgtaaaaCTCACAATAGATTTTGGGTCTTCTTTTCTAGTTTGCAGACTGCAAGAAGCGAAGGCCAACGTTAGTCCTCTTCCCAGCCACATTCCAGGGATGAAACACCAGGTTAAGGATATGAGAGACATCAAAAATATATtgggacaaatgaatgaatgtgtaggaaaattattaaaagcaaaggctatataaccaaaaaaaaagttactctAATGTAGACACAATTAGCAGCTCAAGAAGCGatgagaaatattaaataaagatGTGAATTAAGTTATTGTTCAGGTACGTGGCTCAGAAATTCATTTTAACTGGCAAAATATAGACTGTGTATGATCTGATTCCTCAATGTTGCTATTAGTAGCTCTCAATGATGAACAGAGATTTTTAGGAACATACACATATTTTATCAGAGTGGTAGTAGTATAGATAATAAGACCTAGATGCTTGGATACTGCAGTACTTTTAAGGAAGATATGTAGAGTGAAAATACCTTGAATATACATTTTCAAGGATGGAcaataaactttatttcttaCATGCACAAAACATCCAAGCTGTTAACAGTGAAATTTCATTTCAGAGAGTGTCACTGACTTAGATCTTACAACTTTGTAAAGTGATCAGACATTGAAATCAATCTCTTTGGGGATGTGTTGTCCAACATAATGACTCTAGTTAACACTGATGTATGATAGATAGGAAAGCTGTTAAAAGAGTAGATTCTAGGAGAGCTTATcataaggaaaaacaattttttctttttcttctcttttagaaGAATCAAtctttctctccccactcccctttctccttccatctctccatctttttttttttacatctttattggagtatatctctccaacttttgctctctctctttaaagAGAAGTTGCTTAGGGAAGAATTTGGGGATTATATGTATTTCTATGAAGTTGTAGTGGAAAAGAAATTATAACTAGATTTCCAGATATTTGCTTAGGGATTTAAAGCAATCTAATAATGCCCTCATCTTTGGAAGGGGTCCAAGAATTGTTGCATACTGAAAAGTTTTGTATTGACTCTTGCACTGGCCAAAATGGAAGAAATTCTCCATAGTCTGTCTCACCTACAGATTACAACTGAAAACTCTGAACTGACCATAAAAATTAACCATGTGAGGaatgtgaaaaattaaaactagaaagtGAAATGAGGAGAGAAGTTAAGACTTGAATAATTACCCACAGTGGAGGTGAGTTGGtggaattatttttcctcttctccttcctggcATTGACTGAACTGAAGGAAGACTCAGTTCTCTGATCTGCACAGCATGCGCATGCAGCAAAAGCTCAAACGTAAACACCTGGTTTCTAGTCAGAGGACCAGGAAAAGAGGGTCCTGCAAACAGGAAAGTGTGAGAGGAAATCACCTTTTCTCTTTTcagcttctctttttctcttccagtgcTGCCCCAAGATCAGCCACTGTCAAAAAGGTACAGTGAGTGGCAACAGTAAAATGGCAGATGGGGAGGCTTTGTCCCAAGAGagcccttttttccttttccagaggaaCTGCAGAAAGAGGCCCCTATTGTCCAAAGTGGGGCGTGTGCGTGAAATCTTCTTAAGTGTTTTCTATTGTTGCTTTGACTTGAGGACCACCACAGTCCTATAGGGGCCAGAAGGTGGTGTTAACTCTGGAAGAATCTCCAGTTTTCAAGGCTTGCTTATAAACGGTGTAAGGAAAAAGCAGAGAAGTCTTTAATCTGGGCTGGATTTTCCCCACCACTGGGACAATACCAACCCCCCTGCTCCCTGAGTGTTCTAAAAGATATGCCCTGTACCGTGAGGGTTTTTCACTCTGGATAGTGGGAACTATTCCCAGCCCTGTGTGACCTGAGGTATTGTTCCATCTACCCCTTTGGGGTGGTTCTTTCCTTGATCTTGGATATTTTCCTCACAAGCATTCACTGATCTGTACTCAGATGTAGGCTCCTGCTGTGGGAGCTCTCTGGAGCTCTCTTCTGTGCAACTCTATCCTCAACTAGTACTCAGTC
Encoded here:
- the LOC137230786 gene encoding tripartite motif-containing protein 77-like — protein: MESAFTQCFPSEFICSICKDNFTDPVTISCGHRFCTPCLCLLWEDVQTAPCCPVCKAVSPKMDFKSTIFAKERVLPTRGSVVCQLPSSAKQMCRIHQVIKLYFCQTDKSLLCLFCSHSPEHTTHEHYPVKQVAEHYRENLLMQMKSIWKKKKENQRNIKKVTNIFRVWEGFVNLRMVMIGAEYPKVYQYLQEEKQKHLEMLAIEGKIVFQRLRRNVARMVHMGKLLRRIYEELKELCLKADVDMLQGVGDTMKRSQLMQLYIPQPMDPQLSTWTITGMLERLNSFRVYVTLDHKIRNCHVALTEDLRRLQCSPDHQDVPRNPASSENTPSWGAQTFTTGKHYWEVNVGNSRNWIIGLCKESWTSRNDMLLNSEDIFLLLCVSVEDHFSLFSTFPLLPHYIQRPQGWIGVFLDYECGIISFINVARSSLICNFLSRSFSFPLRPFIWCGPK